In one window of Henckelia pumila isolate YLH828 chromosome 1, ASM3356847v2, whole genome shotgun sequence DNA:
- the LOC140875030 gene encoding uncharacterized protein isoform X1: MALFCSAYNPQILIPQIRKQSSIPVSFRSRSPFPTKLVFGISRSPNLRAENSTRLRSSIELDNDAPSSSIVFVKGLAQSTSEGGLKMVFSHFGEVSRVKVILDKQTKKSLGFAYVWFMNEEFAETAVEEMNGKAAHLYWDDDGFESRFFLVVVDTCRRMIDGFWQRDPLPEGDESKESSICLPAKVHRKGLTLSFKKKKRDSS; this comes from the exons ATGGCCCTCTTCTGTTCAGCCTATAATCCTCAAATTCTAATCCCACAAATTCGAAAGCAATCTTCAATTCCCGTATCATTTCGATCGAGAAGCCCATTTCCCACAAAACTCGTCTTTGGGATTTCTAGGAGTCCAAATCTGAGAGCTGAAAATTCTACAAGATTGCGCTCTTCAATTGAGTTGGATAACGATGCTCCTTCGAGCTCCATAGTATTCGTCAAAG GATTGGCTCAATCAACCTCTGAGGGAGGGCTAAAGATGGTGTTTTCACATTTCGGAGAAGTCAGTCGAG TAAAGGTGATTCTTGATAAGCAAACCAAGAAATCTCTGGGATTCGCTTATGTTTGGTTTATGAATGAAGAGTTTGCAGAGACTGCTGTGGAAGAGATGAACGGCAAG GCAGCACATTTATATTGGGATGATGATGGGTTCGAGTCTAGATTTTTCTTGGTTGTGGTCGACACGTGTCGACGTATGATTGATGGATTCTGGCAAAGGGACCCATTGCCTGAAGGAGATGAATCTAAAGAGTCATCTATTTGTCTCCCTGCCAAAGTCCATAGAAAAGGACTAACCCTATCTttcaagaaaaagaaaagggacTCATCGTAA
- the LOC140875030 gene encoding glycine-rich RNA-binding protein 4, mitochondrial-like isoform X2 codes for MALFCSAYNPQILIPQIRKQSSIPVSFRSRSPFPTKLVFGISRSPNLRAENSTRLRSSIELDNDAPSSSIVFVKGLAQSTSEGGLKMVFSHFGEVSRVKVILDKQTKKSLGFAYVWFMNEEFAETAVEEMNGKFFEGKFIYVTIAKPGSCKPRAKASRYKF; via the exons ATGGCCCTCTTCTGTTCAGCCTATAATCCTCAAATTCTAATCCCACAAATTCGAAAGCAATCTTCAATTCCCGTATCATTTCGATCGAGAAGCCCATTTCCCACAAAACTCGTCTTTGGGATTTCTAGGAGTCCAAATCTGAGAGCTGAAAATTCTACAAGATTGCGCTCTTCAATTGAGTTGGATAACGATGCTCCTTCGAGCTCCATAGTATTCGTCAAAG GATTGGCTCAATCAACCTCTGAGGGAGGGCTAAAGATGGTGTTTTCACATTTCGGAGAAGTCAGTCGAG TAAAGGTGATTCTTGATAAGCAAACCAAGAAATCTCTGGGATTCGCTTATGTTTGGTTTATGAATGAAGAGTTTGCAGAGACTGCTGTGGAAGAGATGAACGGCAAG TTTTTCGAGGGAAAGTTTATATATGTGACAATTGCAAAGCCTGGATCCTGCAAACCTCGTGCCAAGGCATCACGATACAAGTTTTAG